The Desulfococcus multivorans DNA window CGGCCCGCCGGACCCACCCGGCCAGGGAGTAGGTGTTGATGTCCCGGATCCGCCCCTGTGAGGGGACCTGGTGGATGGGAACGATCTCGTCACCGGTGGAGACGATGCCGACCACGGGCCGCCGGAAGACCCGGACCGTCTCCCGCCCCAGAGCCGAGAGCACCCCCATCTCCTGGGGCCGGATCCTTCGGCCGCGGTCCAGGACCGTCTCCCCGATCCGGAAGTCCTCACCCGCCTCCACGACGTTCTCCCCCGGGGCGACACTCTTGTAGACCTCGATCAGGGTATCGTCCAGACTCTCGGTCCGCTCGATCATGACGACGGCGTCGGCCCCCTCGGGAAGCATGCCCCCCGTCGAAATCCGGGACGCCTCCCCCGGGCCCACGGCAAACCCCGGCACCTCACCCATGCGGATGGTGCCCCTGACGGTGAGGCAGGCGGGCGCGCCGTCGGAGGCCCCGAAGGTGGCCCCGGCCCGCACCGCGTATCCGTCCATGGTGGCCCGCCGGAAATCGGGCAGGTCGATATCCGACACGATCGCCTCGGCCAGAATCCGGTCGAGGGTCTCGAGGACCGGCACCGTCTCCTCGCCCGCCGTCGGAAACCCGGCCCTGAGCGCCGTCACCGCTTCGATGTCCATGACCTTGAAAAAATCCTTCATCATCCCTCTCGTGCCGCATTGGCCCAACCCGGCCGCGGCGCCTTATTCGTCAAAGGTCAGTTCGTCGGGCCATTCCCGATCATGTCCGTCCATGGGCCCTTTTTTGCAGGCATCCACCACCACCCGGCAGCCGCGGCGGACCATGTCCCGCCCGGGATCGACGTTGTTGAAGATCTTCCAGAGCATGAGGGACCCGTCAAAAAGATCGATGCCGGGGTCGAAGAGCACGACGATGTTGAAGGCCGCAAGCTCGGGCCGATCCAGGATGTCGGCTGCAAAGGCCTTCCCGCCCCGATCGGCGGATTTGACCGCCGACACGGCCAGGATCCGGTTCAGGACCGCATCCTTCGACCGCTCCGGAAACAGCGCCCGGACGCCCGCCACCCCCGGGATGTTCATGGCCGCCTCCCGGGCCCGCGCCGCATGGTCCGCCGTCGGG harbors:
- the glp gene encoding gephyrin-like molybdotransferase Glp — its product is MMKDFFKVMDIEAVTALRAGFPTAGEETVPVLETLDRILAEAIVSDIDLPDFRRATMDGYAVRAGATFGASDGAPACLTVRGTIRMGEVPGFAVGPGEASRISTGGMLPEGADAVVMIERTESLDDTLIEVYKSVAPGENVVEAGEDFRIGETVLDRGRRIRPQEMGVLSALGRETVRVFRRPVVGIVSTGDEIVPIHQVPSQGRIRDINTYSLAGWVRRAGGIPKIYGIVPDRPEALLATCRQASAESDMVLVSGGSSVGTRDFTIETIASLPRSEVLVHGVSISPGKPTILARVDGKPFWGLPGHVTSAMVVFTVIVRPFIHHLSGLSEASETIWTIPARITRNLPSAQGRVDYVRVRLSRDQGEWRASPVLGKSGLIHTMVKADGLVRIDRDVEGLEKDAPVEVTPL